A window of Eubalaena glacialis isolate mEubGla1 chromosome 11, mEubGla1.1.hap2.+ XY, whole genome shotgun sequence genomic DNA:
CAGGACCGGTGGTTGCTCCTGGAGCTGGGAACGATCTCCGCGGAGCTTTCAAGGCCAGGCCACCGACTCAGGGTCGAGATTTCAGAGTGGAGgcagccagacccatcaagatgGCTACGACCGTGAAGCCCTGGGCGGCGATTCGGGTGCGCATCATGAGCTGGGAGCGCTGGCTCTGACCCCGGTGGAAGCAGTAGAGGCCGTAGGTAAGGGCGGCCGCTGTGCCCAGGCAGCCTATGGGTACCATTGGGTTCTCGCGGGTCTTGCGAAGAAACTTTTCCTTGAAGCTTTCCGAAGTGCTGTATACACTGGGGCTAAAGCCCTCAATGACTGGGGGCTGCGATGGTTCAAAGGGTGCCTCCGGAGTGACAGGGCCAGGAGTCGCCATGTGTTATGCTCAAACCTTCTTTTTAGGTTTCACTAATATTTCTCTGTTTAATGGCTCTTCTATTTTATGGGATCATTACTCTTGGATGTCCTTACAATATATGCCGTAGTTCTGGGCTTATTTCGTGCACTGGGTGAGTTGAATgcataggtttttatttttgttttttaaattatttcctattCCTCATGGCCCTTCAGATTCTCAAGAATTCTGCCAGCTAATCCAGGAAAGAAACTCAATTTCATaagtcaaaaaaattaaaacacttatGAACTgtgatatttaaaagtaaaacaaacctTCAAATACTAAATCAGTGCACACTAGCTGGCAGAATTCCTAAGAATCTGAAGGAGAGTAAGGAggagcgattttttttttttaaactgcatttcATTTCATATGTGGTAGAACTAATTTCAGTTTAGATCTGAGAGATATTCTGTTTGTCATTATAAAAGACTTTGCTTTGGATGTTCCTT
This region includes:
- the LOC133101061 gene encoding HIG1 domain family member 2A; the encoded protein is MATPGPVTPEAPFEPSQPPVIEGFSPSVYSTSESFKEKFLRKTRENPMVPIGCLGTAAALTYGLYCFHRGQSQRSQLMMRTRIAAQGFTVVAILMGLAASTLKSRP